A portion of the Bacteroidota bacterium genome contains these proteins:
- a CDS encoding type II toxin-antitoxin system RelE/ParE family toxin, with the protein MREVLITPECLDFIDNQNERISTKFFQLVEIIGELKIVHSSFVKKLTKTEFYELRIKAGNEVRVIMFTTDHPNFAECSKVICLNGFIKKSTKDYNKAIKQAGKILNNYW; encoded by the coding sequence ATGAGAGAAGTTTTGATTACTCCTGAATGTTTAGACTTTATTGACAATCAAAATGAAAGAATTTCAACGAAGTTCTTCCAACTTGTTGAAATTATCGGTGAACTTAAAATTGTTCATTCGAGTTTTGTAAAGAAGTTAACCAAAACGGAGTTTTACGAACTCAGGATTAAAGCAGGGAATGAAGTCAGAGTAATAATGTTTACAACTGACCATCCCAATTTTGCTGAATGCTCCAAAGTAATCTGTTTGAATGGTTTTATTAAGAAATCAACAAAAGATTATAATAAAGCGATTAAGCAGGCAGGAAAAATTTTAAATAATTATTGGTAA
- a CDS encoding helix-turn-helix domain-containing protein, with protein sequence MGQLINSKEILDKRFGKPGSESRDKFRDEAFSFYFGEIIKNRRKELKLSQSQLADLIGKKRPYISRVEKGEDIRLSNFALIANALNLSIQLTVK encoded by the coding sequence ATGGGACAATTAATAAATTCTAAAGAAATTTTAGATAAAAGGTTTGGTAAACCTGGTTCAGAATCACGAGATAAATTCAGAGATGAAGCCTTTTCATTTTACTTTGGGGAGATCATTAAAAACCGAAGAAAAGAATTGAAATTAAGTCAAAGTCAACTAGCGGATCTTATTGGGAAAAAAAGACCATATATCTCACGGGTCGAGAAAGGAGAAGATATTCGATTATCAAATTTTGCCTTAATCGCTAATGCTCTAAATTTATCAATACAACTGACTGTTAAGTAA